The following are encoded in a window of Lampris incognitus isolate fLamInc1 chromosome 15, fLamInc1.hap2, whole genome shotgun sequence genomic DNA:
- the LOC130124822 gene encoding deleted in malignant brain tumors 1 protein-like — protein sequence MDCGSPLAVKYRAYFGEGSEQVWLDDVECVGNEKSINSCQHRGYGENDCSHAEDAGVLCSEKVRLVNTTNRCSGPLEVFHDGQWGRICSSGWNMKEAVVVCNELFCGKPDLRQIHNFIGGHGQRAYTSSCSGTESSISDCPLRHNSDGCENVVVTCTGLPQLKLTNGTDKCSGRVEILHDGQWGTVCDDHWDIKDAEVVCRALDCGTVQAAKTSAFFGRGSGEIWLDDVECLGNETSLGHCQHSSYGDNNCGHSEDAGVVCSSTIRLLNGSDHCSGRVEVNRDGLWSPLYATNWGLNEAEVMCREMNCGDPIRATYENVENVGVRGYTVSCSGRELTIAQCSMREAVSTSHNRIGEAKVECSGAVKLVEGYSQCDGKVEFYHNNQWGTVCGESWDLMEASVVCHQLKCGHVHKVTQIPHLGHDSEKLWIDEISCRGRESSLTECAQRGFGDNTCNRTLVAGVVCSDSLAVRLVNSNDQCSGRLEILHAGQWGTVCERHWTMDKAEMVCNLLECGNASISSGGAQFGQGTGPIWDASDLCFDNGTSFKECSLKGFNSINCGHEEDVGIVCAEKLRLVNGRSDCSGRVELFHDGIWGTVCDDDWEISNAEVVCRQLGCGQPLSALKDAHFGKGSGPIWLDNVVCTGQESALTQCSHFDFGENNCGHGEDASVICLGTPPKPQIAMNPGPEVSFGDKMEISCTMMTEHLGGTFTLQKTSSSFKMERYSDNEATVFTIPKVDFSHQGSYHCSYRKRLATQTIAFPPGNSAELSVKVTLEQPTISLTSPNAMVMFSPENVEVKRGSRFSLTCSIQSKYPAGFFHLTKLNETAREPKPAFSHSIFFLAYFTFPSVNDHDQGDYSCVYTVNISTMFFTSVPSRPLQVMVTASSLPSAISGAVGGLLLLLLLFFVVYVVWRRREQSARAMVRFSNRIGDVIKKEKDEKEDGVLDGRDYNTLENEYGNGRSTEDRGADVASHQSVDRNATEDLTGRICYELEPLIHS from the exons ATGGACTGTGGGTCTCCTCTGGCAGTCAAATATAGGGCCTATTTCGGTGAGGGCAGCGAGCAGGTTTGGTTGGACGATGTTGAGTGTGTCGGTAACGAGAAGTCCATTAATTCCTGCCAACACAGAGGTTATGGAGAAAATGACTGTAGTCATGCTGAAGATGCTGGTGTCTTATGCTCAG AAAAAGTCCGGCTGGTCAACACGACAAACCGGTGCTCCGGCCCACTAGAGGTCTTCCATGATGGCCAGTGGGGGAGAATTTGCAGTAGTGGGTGGAATATGAAGGAGGCTGTTGTGGTGTGTAATGAGCTGTTTTGTGGGAAACCCGATTTGAGACAAATTCATAACTTCATTGGTGGCCATGGACAAAGAGCGTATACAAGCAGCTGCTCCGGCACCGAGTCCTCTATTTCGGATTGCCCGCTCCGGCACAACTCAGATGGATGCGAAAACGTAGTTGTTACTTGTACAG GTCTCCCACAGTTAAAGTTGACCAATGGCACGGATAAATGCAGCGGTAGAGTGGAAATCCTGCATGACGGCCAGTGGGGAACGGTGTGTGATGATCACTGGGACATTAAAGACGCTGAGGTGGTATGCAGAGCTTTGGACTGTGGAACAGTTCAGGCTGCTAAAACTTCAGCTTTCTTTGGTAGAGGCTCTGGAGAGATCTGGCTGGACGATGTTGAGTGTTTGGGTAATGAGACCTCCCTCGGTCACTGCCAACATTCCTCATATGGGGATAATAACTGCGGCCATAGCGAGGATGCTGGTGTGGTGTGTTCat CCACCATCAGACTGCTCAATGGGAGTGATCACTGCTCAGGCAGAGTGGAGGTCAACCGCGATGGCCTGTGGTCACCACTTTATGCTACCAACTGGGGATTGAATGAAGCTGAAGTTATGTGCAGGGAGATGAACTGTGGAGATCCTATCAGGGCCACGTATGAAAATGTCGAAAACGTCGGAGTGAGAGGGTATACGGTCAGCTGTAGTGGCAGGGAGCTTACAATTGCACAGTGCTcaatgagggaagccgtcagcaCCAGCCACAATCGCATTGGAGAAGCAAAAGTTGAATGTTCAG GTGCTGTCAAGTTGGTTGAAGGTTACAGTCAATGTGACGGAAAAGTGGAGTTTTACCACAACAACCAGTGGGGCACTGTGTGTGGTGAGTCGTGGGACTTAATGGAGGCCTCCgtggtgtgccatcagctcaaaTGTGGGCACGTTCACAAGGTCACCCAGATACCCCACCTTGGCCATGACAGTGAAAAGCTCTGGATTGATGAAATAAGTTGTCGTGGACGCGAGTCATCACTTACTGAGTGCGCACAACGTGGATTTGGAGATAATACTTGTAACCGCACCTTAGTCGCAGGTGTTGTCTGTTCAG ATTCTTTGGCGGTCCGGTTGGTCAACAGTAATGATCAGTGCTCTGGTAGATTAGAGATCCTCCATGCAGGCCAGTGGGGAACAGTGTGTGAGAGACACTGGACCATGGACAAAGCTGAGATGGTGTGTAACTTGTTGGAGTGTGGAAATGCTTCCATTTCCTCTGGCGGTGCACAGTTTGGTCAAGGCACCGGGCCGATTTGGGATGCAAGTGATTTATGTTTTGACAATGGGACGTCTTTCAAAGAATGCTCACTCAAGGGATTCAACAGCATAAATTGTGGCCATGAAGAGGATGTCGGGATAGTTTGTGCAG AGAAACTTAGACTCGTCAATGGGAGGAGTGATTGCTCTGGCAGAGTAGAGCTCTTCCACGACGGCATTTGGGGAACGGTGTGTGATGACGACTGGGAAATTTCAAATGCAGAAGTGGTATGTAGGCAGCTCGGCTGTGGTCAACCTCTTTCTGCTCTCAAAGATGCCCACTTTGGGAAGGGCAGTGGTCCAATATGGCTGGATAACGTGGTGTGCACTGGCCAAGAGAGCGCCCTCACACAATGTTCACATTTCGACTTTGGAGAGAATAACTGCGGCCACGGTGAAGACGCTAGTGTTATCTGTTTAG GCACTCCACCAAAACCTCAGATTGCCATGAATCCTGGACCAGAGGTAAGCTTTGGGGACAAGATGGAAATCAGTTGCACTATGATGACCGAGCATTTGGGTGGAACATTCACCTTGCAAAAAACTTCAAGCTCATTCAAAATGGAAAGATACTCAGATAATGAGGCCACAGTCTTCACCATCCCTAAAGTGGACTTTAGCCACCAGGGTTCCTACCACTGCTCTTATCGGAAGAGATTGGCCACTCAAACTATCGCCTTTCCTCCAGGGAATTCAGCGGAGCTCTCTGTCAAAG TGACGCTGGAGCAGCCAACTATCTCCCTGACGTCCCCTAATGCAATGGTGATGTTCAGCCCTGAAAACGTTGAGGTCAAAAGAGGTAGCAGGTTCTCCCTGACGTGCTCCATTCAGTCCAAATATCCCGCCGGTTTCTTCCACCTGACCAAGCTGAACGAGACTGCGCGGGAACCGAAGCCGGCGTTCAGCCACTCCATCTTCTTTCTGGCTTACTTCACCTTTCCTAGTGTGAACGATCACGATCAAGGCGATTACAGCTGTGTCTACACCGTCAACATCTCCACCATGTTCTTCACTTCTGTCCCCTCGAGGCCACTCCAAGTCATGGTCACGG CCTCCTCCCTCCCCTCAGCCATCTCCGGCGCCGTGggtgggctgctgctgctgctcctcctgtTCTTCGTCGTTTATGTCGTGTGGCGGAGGCGGGAACAGAGTGCCC GTGCCATGGTTAGGTTTAGCAACCGAATTGGAGACgtgataaagaaagagaaagacgAGAAAGAGGACGGGGTACTTGACGGCAG GGACTACAACACCCTGGAGAATGAGTACGGCAACGGTCGCAGTACGGAAGACAGGGGGGCTGACGTGGCTTCTCATCAATCGGTTGACAGAAATGCCACCGAGGACTTGACTGGACGAATTTGCTACGAGCTTGAGCCGCTCATTCACTCATGA
- the zgc:153284 gene encoding SH3 domain-binding glutamic acid-rich-like protein 3 codes for MTIILYYTSVSSSSEMRKKQQRIMDYLDSKKIPYTTVDISQSVEDKEEMRKKAGNPTALPPQLFNGDTYCGDFEMFENAVELETEETFFKL; via the exons ATGACAATCATATTGTATTACACCAGCGTGAGCAGTTCGTCTGAG ATGAGGAAAAAACAGCAAAGGATCATGGACTACCTGGATTCCAAGAAGATCCCCTACACAACAGTGGACATCTCTCAGAGTGTGGAAGACAAGGAGGAAATGAGAAAGAAGGCGGGGAACCCCACAGCTTTGCCCCCTCAACTATTCAATGGTGACACCTACTGTGGA GACTTTGAAATGTTTGAAAATGCCGTGGAGCTGGAGACCGAGGAAACCTTCTTCAAGCTCTAG